A single window of Candidatus Lernaella stagnicola DNA harbors:
- a CDS encoding kelch repeat-containing protein, protein MKKMLIGILAGAFLIAFCGVAAAQWETSGSTMPGPGNEAGKAFFIDGKIYAIGGFDSATFTFSDAVRIFDPVTDTWTSGATAPIKLTRYAAATDGEKIYFIFGIDDGASTTVVNIYDPATDSWSTGAAVTLAEGVQAAFDPVSGYIYTWGRGLPTKVYDPETDTFESDVATQPGGDFLTCGGVIGGDLVVAGGVDSLIFSPPPLTPEALDIGAGTWSTLSPVAPLGRWDHGCALYSDELYVLGGRFAGWDDFLDDVYTFAPAKGTWTAIDSLPVAVAGAWAVNAENYLFAGGGRITAGQNTTTYYLKMANADPEITSDAVTEVVADDLYEYDVEAFDIDFYDELEFELLDGPMGMVIDSVTGEITWDTTDVDPDDYDVEVSVDDGDTPKGTDTQAFTVTVTAPGDDDTTGDDDTGDDDTGDDDTGDDDTGDDDAADDDAADDDATDDDATDDDTAPIGGDDDDDDSGCGC, encoded by the coding sequence ATGAAAAAAATGCTAATTGGAATTCTCGCGGGCGCGTTTCTGATCGCGTTCTGCGGTGTCGCCGCGGCGCAATGGGAAACTTCGGGCTCTACCATGCCCGGCCCGGGCAATGAAGCCGGCAAGGCGTTCTTTATCGACGGCAAAATCTACGCCATTGGCGGCTTCGATTCCGCAACCTTCACATTTAGTGACGCCGTGCGGATATTCGATCCCGTGACCGACACGTGGACCAGCGGCGCGACCGCGCCCATTAAGCTGACGCGTTACGCCGCCGCAACCGACGGCGAGAAAATCTATTTCATCTTCGGGATAGATGACGGCGCCAGCACTACCGTCGTGAACATTTACGATCCGGCAACCGATAGCTGGTCGACCGGCGCGGCGGTTACTTTGGCGGAAGGCGTACAAGCGGCTTTCGACCCGGTATCCGGATATATCTACACCTGGGGACGCGGCCTGCCGACTAAGGTTTATGACCCGGAAACCGATACTTTCGAAAGCGACGTGGCGACCCAGCCGGGCGGGGATTTCCTGACGTGCGGCGGCGTGATCGGCGGCGATCTCGTCGTGGCCGGTGGTGTCGACTCGCTGATATTCAGCCCGCCTCCTTTAACGCCCGAAGCCTTGGATATCGGCGCCGGGACGTGGTCGACCTTGTCGCCTGTCGCGCCGCTGGGGCGATGGGACCACGGTTGCGCGTTGTACAGCGACGAACTGTACGTTCTCGGCGGTCGCTTCGCCGGATGGGATGATTTCCTTGACGACGTGTATACTTTCGCACCGGCTAAGGGAACGTGGACGGCAATTGACTCCCTGCCGGTGGCGGTCGCCGGAGCGTGGGCCGTGAACGCCGAAAACTATCTTTTCGCGGGCGGCGGTCGCATTACCGCCGGACAGAACACGACCACGTACTACCTGAAGATGGCCAACGCGGATCCGGAAATCACGTCCGACGCGGTGACCGAAGTGGTTGCGGACGACTTGTACGAGTACGATGTCGAAGCGTTCGACATCGACTTTTACGATGAGCTGGAGTTCGAACTGCTGGATGGTCCGATGGGAATGGTGATCGACTCCGTAACCGGCGAGATCACTTGGGATACCACCGACGTGGATCCCGATGATTACGATGTGGAAGTAAGCGTGGATGACGGCGACACCCCAAAAGGCACCGATACTCAAGCCTTCACGGTTACCGTGACGGCTCCCGGCGACGACGATACGACCGGCGATGACGACACCGGTGATGACGACACCGGCGATGACGACACCGGCGATGACGACACCGGCGATGACGACGCGGCCGACGACGACGCGGCCGACGATGACGCCACCGACGACGACGCCACCGACGACGATACGGCACCGATCGGCGGTGACGACGACGATGACGATAGCGGTTGCGGCTGCTGA
- a CDS encoding FAD-dependent oxidoreductase, which yields MGKVAFGCWSDRLIDHRGKAPVEAPDDLKLPFTYREPDDIKAFIGWDGFFIADESVNVVALCCAYMEAAQSEASCGECFPCRVGTHIAAELLQKLCEGNATAEDLQQLRDVLVSVANASKCQIGQTVPRPVLKALEHYADTFNACVGSGRRIEPVELLTRMAAPCTEACPAHLDIPLYVENIKKRRYLESSDVARANCVMPAVLGRVCVRPCESHCRRANVDEAIQIKDLKRFASDYEMLHGHRPGGRVLQPPTGKKVAVLGAGPAGLAASEKLAQMGHAVTIYEALAEGGGMAAVGIPDYRLPRAVLRREVELIQELGVDILYQQRIGENGPAWDDLLHKLGYDAVFIGVGAHHSNKLRCEGEDEGYKGFIHGVHFLRAVAEGKETPEGKKIVVVGGGNVAIDCVRTAMRLGFEDVNIVYRRTEKEMPADDVEIRDAHEERVTFNFLCNPTKLIADDEGRLTAIELIRMELGEPDASGRRRPVPMEGSEFMMEVDVVIPAIGQSPDLGFLAKAEGLEFTRWNTVVADEYTGATALPNVFAGGDCVTGAATLIEAVAAGNRAAISIDRFLRGEIVDLDHYQRMERVLASVKTYDPDEVINLPEGMHRRGFDHLPVETRITNFDEVEAVMSARNATTEAARCLRCYRLVGVAL from the coding sequence ATGGGCAAAGTAGCTTTCGGTTGCTGGTCGGATCGCTTGATCGACCACCGCGGCAAAGCGCCCGTCGAGGCGCCCGACGACCTCAAACTGCCGTTCACCTACCGCGAACCGGATGACATCAAAGCGTTCATTGGCTGGGACGGGTTTTTCATCGCCGATGAATCGGTGAACGTGGTGGCGTTGTGCTGCGCGTACATGGAAGCGGCGCAGAGCGAGGCGAGTTGCGGCGAGTGCTTTCCTTGTCGCGTAGGCACGCACATCGCGGCCGAATTGTTGCAGAAGCTGTGCGAGGGCAACGCCACCGCCGAGGACTTGCAGCAATTGCGCGACGTGTTGGTAAGCGTCGCGAACGCCTCCAAGTGTCAGATCGGGCAGACGGTTCCGCGCCCGGTGCTCAAGGCGCTGGAACATTATGCGGACACCTTCAATGCCTGCGTCGGGTCCGGCCGGAGAATCGAACCGGTCGAACTACTCACCCGCATGGCGGCCCCGTGCACCGAAGCATGTCCGGCGCACCTGGATATTCCCCTCTATGTGGAGAACATCAAGAAGCGGCGCTACCTGGAATCCAGCGACGTTGCGCGCGCGAACTGCGTGATGCCCGCCGTGCTGGGCCGCGTGTGCGTGCGCCCCTGCGAGTCGCACTGCCGCCGCGCCAACGTGGACGAGGCGATTCAAATCAAAGACCTCAAGCGCTTCGCCTCCGATTACGAAATGCTGCACGGCCACCGGCCGGGCGGACGCGTTCTTCAGCCGCCCACCGGGAAGAAGGTTGCGGTGCTCGGCGCGGGTCCCGCCGGGTTGGCCGCCTCGGAAAAGCTGGCGCAGATGGGCCACGCGGTGACGATCTACGAGGCGCTGGCCGAAGGCGGCGGCATGGCCGCGGTGGGCATTCCGGATTACCGCCTGCCGCGCGCGGTATTGCGTCGGGAAGTCGAACTCATTCAGGAATTGGGCGTCGATATCCTTTACCAGCAGCGCATCGGCGAAAACGGACCCGCGTGGGACGACTTGCTGCACAAGCTGGGCTACGACGCGGTTTTCATCGGCGTGGGCGCACACCATTCCAACAAACTGCGGTGCGAAGGCGAAGACGAAGGCTACAAGGGCTTCATTCACGGGGTGCATTTTCTGCGGGCCGTGGCCGAGGGGAAGGAAACGCCTGAGGGCAAGAAGATCGTCGTAGTCGGCGGCGGCAACGTGGCGATCGACTGCGTGCGCACGGCCATGCGGCTGGGTTTCGAGGACGTCAACATCGTCTACCGTCGCACCGAAAAAGAAATGCCCGCCGACGATGTGGAGATCCGCGACGCGCATGAAGAGCGGGTCACGTTCAATTTCCTGTGCAACCCAACCAAGCTTATCGCCGACGACGAGGGCCGGCTTACCGCGATCGAACTCATTCGCATGGAACTGGGCGAACCCGACGCGTCGGGACGCCGCCGGCCGGTGCCGATGGAAGGCAGTGAGTTCATGATGGAAGTGGACGTGGTCATCCCCGCCATCGGCCAATCGCCCGACCTGGGTTTTTTGGCCAAAGCGGAGGGCCTGGAATTCACGCGGTGGAATACCGTCGTGGCCGATGAGTACACCGGGGCGACGGCGCTGCCCAACGTGTTTGCCGGGGGCGACTGCGTCACCGGCGCCGCGACGCTGATCGAGGCTGTGGCGGCGGGCAATCGCGCGGCGATCAGCATCGACCGGTTTCTGCGCGGCGAGATCGTGGATTTGGATCACTACCAGCGCATGGAGCGAGTGTTGGCCTCGGTCAAAACCTACGATCCCGACGAGGTCATCAACCTGCCCGAGGGCATGCACCGACGGGGCTTCGACCATCTGCCGGTCGAGACACGCATCACGAATTTCGACGAGGTGGAGGCGGTTATGAGCGCGCGCAACGCCACAACCGAAGCGGCCCGTTGCCTGCGCTGCTACCGTCTGGTGGGGGTGGCGCTATGA
- a CDS encoding ABC transporter permease produces the protein MSTSRLRHALRAIRARAYVRIVGANREISWLLGEVLLPIVALAAYIFIYRSLGAPSRYEAIVVLGGAMIPFWLGVLWSMASQFYWEKEMGNLDLYMASPMEPVWLLLGMALGGMFMSTVRAAGVLVFGVLIFGVDFTVRQPLLLAVIFVLTLTALFSMGMAASSVYFMVGRVGIKLNMILMEPVYFLSGLFFPVNKFGKVLLTLAALLPLTVGLDGVRQLMIPDAKGIGFLAPPVEAAILLVMTIVFTIGAMKLMKALEIKGKHDGTMTLRWQ, from the coding sequence ATGAGCACGAGTAGACTACGGCATGCCCTGCGGGCGATCCGCGCCCGCGCCTACGTGCGCATCGTGGGGGCCAACCGCGAGATCTCATGGCTCCTTGGCGAAGTGTTGCTGCCGATCGTTGCGCTGGCGGCCTATATCTTCATTTATCGCAGCCTGGGCGCGCCGAGTCGTTACGAGGCGATCGTGGTGCTCGGCGGCGCGATGATCCCCTTCTGGCTCGGCGTATTGTGGTCGATGGCATCCCAGTTTTACTGGGAGAAGGAGATGGGCAACCTCGATTTGTACATGGCCTCGCCGATGGAACCGGTGTGGCTGCTGTTGGGCATGGCGTTGGGCGGCATGTTCATGAGCACGGTGCGGGCGGCGGGCGTGTTGGTGTTCGGCGTGTTGATCTTCGGCGTCGATTTCACGGTGCGGCAGCCGCTGCTTTTGGCGGTCATTTTTGTGCTGACTCTCACGGCGCTGTTTTCCATGGGCATGGCGGCTTCCAGCGTCTACTTCATGGTGGGGCGCGTGGGCATTAAGCTGAACATGATTTTGATGGAGCCGGTCTATTTTCTCTCCGGGCTGTTCTTTCCGGTCAATAAGTTCGGCAAGGTGCTGCTGACTCTGGCCGCGCTGCTGCCGCTGACCGTCGGCCTGGACGGCGTGCGCCAATTGATGATTCCCGACGCGAAGGGAATCGGTTTTCTGGCGCCCCCGGTGGAAGCGGCCATTTTGCTGGTCATGACCATCGTGTTCACCATCGGCGCGATGAAGCTGATGAAAGCGCTGGAAATCAAGGGCAAACACGACGGGACGATGACGCTGAGATGGCAGTGA
- a CDS encoding DUF4397 domain-containing protein — protein MKSLTRFNFLFAMMLALVMVMGVLAACDDDDDDDDDDAGDDDATDDDTTDDDATDDDATDDDDDDDDDDDTAPGNARIRALHLSPNAGIVDIWVDNTLEFVADVDFTEGSTYGEVPAGMYTINIVPDGGDPATDSVFDIPVDLAADTDYTAVVYGEIPISKEDSGLAALLIIDDASAAMDPANFILFVGHTADAAILNPVDVYAILDGSDDLLLIDEFAYGGGEFFELAPASYDIGFDLNEDPSDYDAAFTTPDLPGGAQYNVFAVYDDPDIFLIAQLPDGTTARIDPNM, from the coding sequence ATGAAAAGCTTGACTCGATTCAATTTCTTGTTCGCCATGATGCTCGCCCTGGTCATGGTCATGGGCGTGTTAGCCGCATGCGATGACGATGACGATGACGATGATGATGATGCCGGCGACGACGACGCCACCGACGACGACACCACCGACGACGACGCCACCGACGACGACGCCACCGATGACGACGACGATGATGACGACGACGATGATACGGCTCCCGGTAATGCGCGCATCCGCGCTCTGCACCTAAGCCCGAACGCGGGCATCGTTGACATTTGGGTCGACAACACCCTCGAATTCGTGGCCGACGTTGACTTCACCGAGGGCTCGACTTACGGCGAAGTGCCCGCCGGCATGTATACGATTAACATCGTGCCCGACGGCGGCGACCCGGCCACTGATAGCGTGTTCGACATCCCCGTCGATCTCGCGGCCGACACCGATTACACCGCCGTGGTGTACGGTGAGATCCCGATCTCCAAAGAAGACAGCGGCCTGGCCGCCTTGCTGATCATCGACGACGCCTCGGCGGCGATGGACCCGGCGAACTTCATCCTGTTCGTGGGCCACACGGCTGACGCCGCGATTCTCAATCCGGTAGACGTGTACGCCATCCTCGACGGCAGCGACGATTTGCTGTTGATCGACGAATTTGCGTACGGCGGCGGTGAGTTCTTCGAACTGGCTCCCGCCAGCTACGACATCGGCTTTGACTTGAACGAAGACCCGTCCGACTACGACGCCGCGTTCACGACGCCCGATCTGCCCGGCGGCGCGCAGTACAACGTCTTTGCGGTCTACGACGATCCGGACATCTTCCTGATCGCCCAGTTGCCTGACGGCACCACGGCCCGCATCGACCCCAACATGTAA
- the tolQ gene encoding protein TolQ, producing MIQQILCVIAQVPAESANVIDLVKDAGLVVKSVLALLVVFSVVSWAIIFLKWLLLRRAQNENEIFLRAFWESRQLDDIHRHSKQLIHAPVAEVFAAGFEELKRFRQQGDAYTTEGPAPMTRSTVAGARENVARALQRSAADQIAKLEKAIPFLATVGNTAPFIGLFGTVWGIMDSFQSIGASGQASLAVVAPGISEALVATAVGLFAAIPAVVFYNHFSAKLRSLEGSIESFSSEFMNILERHILK from the coding sequence TTGATTCAACAAATTCTATGTGTCATCGCGCAGGTACCCGCCGAATCGGCCAACGTCATTGACTTGGTCAAGGATGCCGGTTTGGTCGTTAAGTCGGTGCTGGCACTGTTGGTTGTTTTTTCCGTTGTGAGCTGGGCGATCATTTTCTTGAAGTGGCTCTTGTTGCGCCGTGCGCAAAACGAGAACGAAATCTTCTTGCGGGCGTTTTGGGAATCGCGTCAATTGGACGACATTCACCGGCACAGCAAGCAACTGATCCACGCACCGGTCGCCGAAGTGTTCGCCGCCGGCTTCGAGGAATTGAAGCGCTTTCGCCAGCAAGGTGACGCCTACACGACCGAAGGGCCCGCCCCGATGACCCGCAGCACCGTCGCCGGAGCGCGCGAAAACGTCGCCCGCGCCTTGCAGCGTTCGGCGGCCGACCAGATCGCCAAACTGGAAAAGGCGATTCCCTTCCTGGCCACCGTGGGCAACACCGCGCCCTTCATCGGCTTGTTCGGCACCGTCTGGGGCATCATGGACAGCTTTCAGAGCATCGGCGCGTCGGGGCAGGCTTCGCTCGCCGTCGTGGCGCCGGGCATCTCCGAAGCGTTGGTGGCCACCGCGGTCGGGCTTTTCGCCGCGATACCGGCCGTCGTGTTTTACAATCACTTTTCGGCGAAATTGCGCAGCCTGGAGGGCAGCATCGAGAGCTTCTCCAGCGAGTTCATGAATATATTGGAACGCCACATTCTTAAATAG
- a CDS encoding ABC transporter ATP-binding protein: MTHAIETKDLVRTFKKKKSAVFTAVDKVNLQVAPGEVFGLLGPNGAGKTTLIKILVTLLYPSAGQAFVAGHDVVKDADAVRPLINMVSGGETSGYGILTVRENIWMFSQFYGIPGAVAKKRIDAFLDRFGLTKDAGTKVNRLSTGMRQKMNIIRGFVTDPQILFLDEPTLGLDVHVAREVRKYIREWVAEKAGRTLLLTTHYMAEAEQLCDRVGIIDNGKLVLTGTPAALRKKVGEGGSFILQLTPAVTDTSLVDGIPGVTDAYLKEGPSGESNELRFVLDDDQKLTDIFAAAAARGYHVQSFAKSQPDLEDLFLKVVGRRLHEHE, translated from the coding sequence ATGACGCATGCTATTGAGACCAAAGACCTAGTTCGCACTTTCAAGAAGAAAAAAAGCGCCGTGTTTACGGCGGTTGATAAGGTCAATTTGCAGGTGGCGCCGGGGGAAGTGTTCGGCCTGCTCGGTCCCAACGGGGCGGGCAAAACGACGCTGATCAAGATCCTGGTTACGCTGCTATACCCGTCGGCGGGCCAGGCGTTTGTCGCCGGTCATGATGTGGTGAAGGACGCCGACGCCGTGCGGCCGCTGATCAACATGGTCTCGGGCGGCGAGACCAGCGGATACGGCATTTTGACCGTGCGGGAAAACATCTGGATGTTCAGCCAATTCTACGGCATCCCCGGAGCGGTCGCCAAAAAGCGCATCGACGCGTTTCTCGATCGCTTCGGGCTGACCAAGGACGCGGGCACGAAGGTCAATCGCTTGTCGACCGGCATGCGGCAGAAGATGAACATCATCCGCGGTTTTGTGACCGACCCGCAGATTCTCTTTCTCGACGAGCCGACGCTGGGCCTGGACGTGCATGTGGCGCGCGAGGTGCGCAAGTACATTCGTGAATGGGTCGCCGAGAAAGCGGGCCGCACGCTGCTGCTCACCACGCACTACATGGCCGAGGCCGAGCAGCTTTGCGACCGCGTCGGCATCATCGACAACGGCAAGCTGGTGTTGACCGGCACGCCCGCCGCGTTGCGCAAGAAGGTCGGCGAGGGCGGTTCGTTCATTCTGCAGTTGACTCCCGCGGTAACCGACACGTCGCTGGTCGACGGCATTCCCGGCGTTACCGACGCGTATTTGAAGGAAGGTCCGAGCGGCGAGAGCAACGAATTGCGGTTCGTGCTCGACGACGACCAGAAGCTGACCGACATCTTCGCGGCGGCCGCGGCAAGGGGTTACCATGTGCAGAGCTTCGCTAAAAGCCAACCCGATTTGGAAGACCTGTTTCTGAAGGTCGTGGGGCGGCGGTTGCATGAGCACGAGTAG
- a CDS encoding ExbD/TolR family protein: MAISTGGGGHRRLMSEINVTPLVDVMLVMLIIFMVTAPMLQEGMSVNVPEVKAGPLEQHEQEPVILVVDKNGGLSIKRTAVPMEQLSKQLQEIFAERADKTLYLRADKDVSYGVVVQTMALAKQAGATKLSMITQPPQEK, translated from the coding sequence GTGGCCATAAGCACCGGCGGGGGCGGCCATCGCCGCCTAATGAGCGAAATCAACGTGACGCCTTTGGTGGACGTGATGTTGGTGATGCTGATAATTTTTATGGTGACCGCGCCGATGTTGCAGGAAGGCATGTCGGTCAACGTGCCGGAAGTGAAAGCCGGACCGCTGGAACAACACGAGCAGGAGCCTGTCATCCTGGTAGTGGACAAAAACGGCGGCTTGAGCATCAAGCGCACCGCCGTACCCATGGAACAACTCAGCAAGCAGTTGCAGGAAATCTTCGCGGAGCGAGCCGACAAAACCCTGTATCTGCGCGCCGACAAAGATGTGTCTTACGGCGTGGTCGTGCAAACCATGGCCCTGGCGAAGCAGGCCGGCGCCACGAAGCTTTCCATGATCACCCAACCGCCGCAAGAGAAATGA
- a CDS encoding molybdopterin-dependent oxidoreductase, with product MKTTDPATVTLTINGQETTVPYGTSILDAARGLGVHVPTLCEHPWIHRLASCRLCIVRVEGLEKPVASCTTMANEGMVVTTYDDELHRMRQTQLQFILLNHPLDCPVCDKAGECRLQDLTYELGVENVPYRARVGEQKIDTLSPLIERNDERCIRCGRCVAVCREVQAVSAYVFEGRGYNTRINTFDGGPLDCEFCGQCVAICPVGALLTKQFKNTARVWDLKPVETVCGYCGAGCQIEMHVRRNKVFRVTSDVDTTTNWGRLCIRGRFGWDILRREDRPTTPLIRRDGELVPLSWEEALESMAEGIRHALATGGPEAVGALAGSRLPVEDAYALAYTFGAVIGTRRVAISGQDEYGEAMKTVHDRFGRPGSTATFADLRRADAVFIFGSDLAAEMPVPHLDVIAAVREDDARLIQAHPVPTKLDDFATVKLPYRPGAQRNLLVLLLKSLVENKLQNVRFIHKNTKGFAAFKSALDRLDAAALAEQAGLDLDAVAHAAGILAAAERPVVVLGAQALSGRQARDICGLAIDLLMVLGKVGKGLLLSTDRSNLYGSMLAGLVPGRGPGLATYEHVPEGWPRLPEEPGMGYEGIIEAGMAGRLSALITFGANPLVQAAKAEPLGKAMEVTGFVVACDTFLTATARKAHLFLPVAAAAERSGTYVSAEGRVLKLRRAVEPPEGVWTEWRILAELARLLDGEPAGETLAELWDKVSVDVPDLAAAAAKSDGRRGALLPRLQLDEDVKLDFGKIPEPIEAMEGDLILVCGPVLYHNGTLSTYSPAIAEVCAAPWLEMHPEDAADRELAEGDIVCVGRDNVELDVPLRFNPRLARGLVFAPSHFEEFPVGRLLENCACAPVTVARHTP from the coding sequence ATGAAGACGACCGATCCGGCGACGGTAACCCTCACGATCAACGGTCAAGAAACGACGGTGCCCTACGGCACGTCGATCCTGGACGCCGCGCGTGGTTTGGGCGTTCACGTCCCAACGTTGTGCGAACACCCGTGGATTCACCGCCTGGCCTCCTGCCGCCTGTGCATCGTGCGGGTGGAGGGCCTGGAGAAACCCGTCGCCTCATGCACGACGATGGCGAACGAGGGCATGGTCGTCACGACCTACGACGACGAACTGCACCGCATGCGGCAGACGCAACTACAGTTCATTTTGCTCAACCACCCGCTGGATTGCCCGGTGTGCGACAAGGCCGGCGAATGCCGGTTGCAGGATCTGACGTACGAGCTTGGCGTCGAAAACGTGCCCTATCGGGCGCGCGTCGGCGAGCAGAAGATCGACACCCTCAGCCCCCTGATCGAGCGTAACGACGAGCGCTGCATCCGTTGCGGGCGTTGCGTCGCCGTGTGCCGCGAAGTGCAGGCTGTGAGCGCGTATGTCTTTGAGGGTCGTGGCTACAACACGCGCATCAACACGTTTGATGGCGGACCGCTCGATTGCGAATTCTGCGGTCAGTGCGTTGCGATCTGCCCGGTCGGCGCGTTGCTGACCAAGCAATTCAAGAACACGGCGCGGGTGTGGGATCTAAAGCCCGTTGAGACCGTCTGCGGTTACTGCGGGGCGGGCTGCCAAATTGAAATGCACGTGCGGCGCAACAAGGTCTTTCGCGTCACCAGCGACGTGGACACGACCACGAACTGGGGCCGCCTGTGCATTCGCGGTCGCTTTGGGTGGGATATCCTTCGCCGCGAAGACCGGCCCACCACGCCGTTGATTCGCCGCGACGGCGAACTCGTACCGCTTTCCTGGGAAGAGGCTCTCGAATCGATGGCCGAGGGCATTCGGCACGCGCTGGCCACCGGCGGTCCGGAAGCTGTCGGCGCGCTCGCCGGGTCCCGGTTGCCGGTCGAAGACGCCTACGCGCTCGCGTACACCTTCGGCGCCGTCATCGGCACGCGACGGGTGGCGATTTCGGGACAGGACGAATACGGCGAGGCGATGAAGACCGTGCACGATCGCTTCGGCAGGCCCGGTTCCACCGCGACCTTCGCGGACCTGCGTCGCGCCGACGCGGTGTTCATTTTCGGTTCGGACCTCGCCGCCGAAATGCCCGTGCCGCACCTGGATGTCATCGCCGCGGTGCGGGAAGACGACGCGCGGCTCATCCAAGCGCATCCGGTGCCCACGAAGTTGGATGATTTCGCGACGGTGAAACTGCCTTATCGTCCCGGCGCGCAACGGAATCTGCTCGTGTTGCTGCTTAAGTCTTTGGTCGAAAACAAGCTGCAGAACGTGCGTTTCATTCACAAGAACACCAAGGGCTTCGCCGCGTTCAAGTCGGCGCTGGACCGCCTGGACGCCGCAGCCTTGGCCGAACAGGCGGGGTTGGATTTGGACGCCGTCGCGCATGCGGCGGGCATTTTAGCCGCAGCCGAGCGCCCGGTGGTTGTGCTGGGGGCGCAGGCGCTCAGCGGCCGGCAGGCGCGGGACATCTGCGGGCTTGCCATCGATTTGCTGATGGTGCTGGGCAAGGTCGGCAAAGGCCTGCTGCTCTCGACCGATCGCAGCAACCTGTACGGCTCGATGCTGGCGGGCTTGGTGCCCGGGCGTGGACCGGGTTTGGCGACCTACGAGCACGTTCCGGAGGGTTGGCCGCGTCTGCCCGAGGAGCCCGGTATGGGTTACGAGGGGATCATCGAGGCGGGCATGGCCGGGCGTCTGTCCGCGCTGATCACCTTTGGGGCCAACCCGCTGGTGCAGGCGGCCAAAGCCGAGCCGCTGGGCAAGGCGATGGAAGTGACCGGCTTCGTTGTGGCGTGCGACACCTTCCTGACCGCCACGGCCCGCAAGGCGCACCTCTTTTTACCGGTGGCCGCGGCCGCCGAGCGTTCGGGTACGTATGTGTCGGCGGAGGGGCGGGTGCTTAAGCTGCGCCGTGCCGTCGAGCCGCCCGAAGGGGTGTGGACCGAGTGGCGCATCTTGGCCGAATTGGCGCGCTTGCTTGACGGCGAGCCGGCCGGCGAGACGCTGGCGGAACTGTGGGACAAAGTGTCGGTCGACGTGCCCGATTTAGCGGCGGCGGCGGCGAAAAGCGACGGACGACGCGGCGCGCTCTTGCCGCGGCTGCAACTCGACGAGGACGTCAAACTCGATTTCGGCAAAATCCCCGAACCCATCGAAGCGATGGAAGGCGACCTGATTCTCGTTTGCGGGCCGGTTCTCTATCACAACGGCACGTTGTCAACGTATTCCCCGGCGATCGCCGAGGTGTGCGCTGCGCCGTGGCTCGAGATGCATCCGGAAGATGCGGCGGACCGGGAATTGGCCGAAGGCGACATCGTGTGTGTGGGGCGGGATAACGTGGAGTTGGACGTGCCGTTGCGCTTCAATCCGCGATTGGCGCGCGGTCTGGTTTTCGCCCCGAGCCATTTCGAAGAATTCCCGGTTGGTCGCTTATTGGAAAACTGCGCCTGCGCGCCGGTCACGGTGGCCAGGCATACGCCTTAA
- a CDS encoding ABC transporter permease produces MKTKHLRAFWAAMRIGWEIESNWTKWPLYLLYAAVRPLALCLLLYFLFKVVSATPADDPRFVAVFVGNAFFTIFGTMASSLSWAVISDREHYQLIRYVYIAPAPFKLNIMGRAVTFLIVALSSVVIVLVVGRLTLDLPIGLAQINWPLLMITSVLGVISTLALGLFFAGMLLVTARHSLLLAEGVGGMFMLLCGVLYPTTFLPGFLWPLALLSPVTYWIEGCRRAFGVTGFDANLAWLPTELLLLVLLALTVVTAAGGMKAFDFFEELAKRHGKIDQTTNY; encoded by the coding sequence GTGAAAACCAAACACCTGCGCGCCTTCTGGGCGGCGATGAGGATCGGTTGGGAAATCGAATCCAACTGGACCAAGTGGCCGCTGTACTTGCTGTATGCGGCGGTGCGGCCGCTGGCGTTGTGTTTGCTGCTCTACTTTTTATTCAAGGTGGTCAGCGCCACACCGGCCGACGACCCCCGTTTTGTCGCCGTGTTCGTTGGCAACGCGTTTTTCACGATTTTCGGCACGATGGCCTCGTCACTCTCTTGGGCCGTGATTTCCGATCGCGAACACTATCAACTGATCCGCTACGTCTACATTGCGCCCGCGCCCTTCAAGCTTAACATCATGGGTCGTGCGGTGACCTTCTTGATCGTGGCGCTCTCCAGCGTGGTGATCGTGCTGGTGGTCGGCCGGCTGACGCTCGACCTGCCCATCGGCTTGGCGCAAATCAACTGGCCGCTGCTGATGATCACGTCGGTGCTGGGCGTTATTTCCACGCTGGCGCTCGGTTTGTTTTTCGCCGGCATGCTGCTGGTGACCGCGCGGCATTCGCTGCTGTTGGCCGAAGGCGTCGGCGGCATGTTCATGCTTCTTTGCGGCGTGTTGTATCCCACGACCTTCCTGCCCGGTTTCCTGTGGCCCCTGGCGTTGCTTTCGCCGGTCACGTACTGGATCGAAGGATGCCGCCGCGCGTTCGGCGTTACGGGTTTTGACGCCAACCTCGCCTGGCTGCCCACCGAGTTGTTGCTGCTGGTTCTACTCGCGTTGACCGTCGTGACCGCCGCCGGGGGTATGAAGGCCTTCGACTTTTTTGAAGAACTCGCCAAGCGCCACGGCAAGATCGACCAAACCACGAACTACTAA